TAAAATCAAATCATGATTTTCATTAAACATTGTATGAAAAATTTGTTTCATGAACGTTTATTAAAAAAGTTTCATATAAAAATTAAAAAAGTTTCATATAAAATTTCATGTAAATCACAGCGTGATTTTAATTAAAAAGGATGTGCTTTCATAACCAGTTATCCAAAAATTAATCCTGACGACACTCTTCCTGAATTATATGAGAATATAAAAAGCATTCTTAAAAATAAGGGGTTTTTAACAGCCGGTTTTAAAAAAATACCATATGGAATCCAGTTCAAAGTTATCTTCGATAAAAATGAAGAAATTTTAAGAATATACAAAAATAAAATTGGAAACACCACTTTTGATCTATCACAGGTTAAAAAACCGGAGTCTGCTTCACGCTTAAAAGAAATTTTAAATCCACCACCAGTGATGAAAGTCACATATCCAAAATCGGCAACCACTGCCAAAATAAAATCAGAATCAGCTTTCAAATACAATAAAAATTATTCAGATGAAATGAATGGTAAAAAAACCGCTAAAATGACTGTTGAAAAAACTAATGAAAAAAAAGATACCAGCCGGACAGGAAATACAGGCATTCCCCCTGAGAATCTTCCCTTCCCTCTTATTGGTACAGATGAATCAGGAAAGGGGGATTATTTCGGGCCGCTTGTTGCCGCCGGAATGTATGTCGATGAGAATACAGCAGTTTTTTTAAAAAAAATTGGTGTTAAAGACAGCAAACTTTTAACTGATAAAGAAATATTGGTGATTGCAAAAAAAATCAAAGAAAAGTGCCATAATTATTATTCAGTAATTGAGATATCACCTGAAAGGTACAACCGGCTTTATGAACAGTTCAGGAGCGAAAACAAAAACTTAAACACACTTCTTGCATGGGCACATGCAAAGGCAATTGAAGAGGTTTTATCTAAAAAGGAATGTAGGACTGTAATTTCGGATAAATTCGGAAACGAGAGATATATCCTTTCAAAACTTCAGGAAAGAGGAAGAAAAGTAAATCTTATTCAGGTGACAAAGGCAGAGAGAAACATAGCAGTTGCCGCGGCATCCATCCTTGCAAGGGACAGATTTTTGGAAAAATTAGAAAAACTCTCGAAAAATGCAGGATTTACTCTTCCAAAGGGAGCATCAGATTCAGTAATCTTCGCAGGAAAAAGAATTCTTAAAGAGAAAGGAGAAAAAGGTCTTTTAGAATTTGCAAAAGTTCATTTCAAAACAACCAAAGAATTAACAAAATAAATGATTCATCCAAAATACATGAATTTTCAAAACCAAAACTAAAAGAGGCTTTCTTCAAACTCATTTTTCAATGATTCCTGAAAATTCAGGGGTATATTTTCAAACAATAGTGAATATAAGACCCTGTCGTGAAAAGAATCTTTATAATTCCAATATTTTTCCTGATTACACTCTTTTAAAAAACCGCACTTTTCAAGAATCCTGCAGGAAGCCGTGTTTTCTTTTGCGCAGTCAGCATTAATCCTGTATCCGCCGCATACAAAAAAAGCGTAGTAAACCAAAAATCTGCATGCTTCAAAGCCGTAACCCCTCCTCCAGCAGATATCATCAAGCTGATAAGCCGCAGTATATGACCCCTCGGAAAAGTCAACCGGGAGCAGGGCACACTGACCAACAAAATGACCGGAAATCCTCTCTCTTATTGTAAAGATGTGGGTTTTCAATTGATTTTTGGCCTTAATGTCATTCTCCATAGCATCTATTAGCGGCTCGAAATATTTTCTTGTCATATCTGAAGAGTTCGGCCCAAAAAACAGCCATTTGCATACAGATTCTTTCTCAAGCATCCGAGATACAGGAAATATATCTTCACCAGTCATATATGAAAATGAAAGAGTCTCTCCAAAATATGCATTTTTCATAGAAATCAACACCTCTAAAATTTTATTCATCTGATGAACAATAAAATACACGAAAACAAATTCTCCAAAACAGGGGTATTTCTCACCAAAGGCAGTCTTTGGTTGAAAAATTATTAAAATTTGTGTTTTTCCCCCTAAGATCATCTGATTTTTTAAAATCAGATATGTAACAGGATATTCTAATTAAAAAATTGTGGTATAAAAAGGTTTTTTCAGGATTCTGCTGGAGATGTACCCTCAGGCATAGCCCTGTTACCTAAAGGCCCAAGAGCATCTTCAAGCTCCTCAACAGTTACTCCAAGTTCTGATGCAGCCGCATCCAGATCAACCTGTAATTTTCCCTCTATATTCCCAAGAACTGTTTCCAGCTCCTCAACAGTAACCCCAAGAGTTTCAGCGGCCATATTCAAATCAGGTCCTCCACGAACATCTCCGGGTTCACCCATGCCTTCAGCATTACCCGTTACATTCATTCCCCCCGGAGGCATTTCTTCACTTCTCATTTCACCAGGGTTAATTCCGGAATCTGCCGGCACTGTTACTTCAGAAGATGATTCTGTCTGTGATGTACATCCCCCTGTAAACAAACAAAAAACAGTCATTGAAACTGCAAAAATTAAAATTATTTTATTTTTAATCTTTTTTTCCATATTATCTCCTCATATCTTTATCTATATTTTTTTTCTGATCCACTACACCTTTTATTTTGGGAAATATTTTCTGATAATCTGATGAATTTATCAGCAGATTCAGATATTCTAAAAATTTCTGACTAGTCACATTTCTCTGACACCCCTATTTTGTTTTTGATGTTTTGTTTTTCTGCAGAATCTTCGAAATAAAATATTTTAATTTCAGCAGTATCGCGGAGGAAATCAATCCTATCCACTTCAACATCAAAAACGTCAAGTCCGGTTCTCTGTTTTAAATCCGCAATCATCTCCTCCTTTCTGCCTGCCTTTACAAATTCTATCTTTTCATACAGAACCTCCTTTTGCATTGGCTCACTTTTAAAGCCCCAGCCGTTTTCAAGAATCCAGATAACAATGATAAGCATCAGGTTTATAGCAATAATTCTGCTGTACTCACCAGATTCAAAAAGCACTGAGTTCAGTATTGGAAGGGCAACCATAACAAAAAGATATGTCATCTCCCTTATCGGGACAGTTTCCGTCCTGTATCTAAGAATGGAAAAAAGGGCAAAAAGTCCAAAACCTGCACCTATCGAGAGTTCTATGCTGGTGAAAAGGCCCATTATAAAATATACTATCGCATTGAATGCAAGAAATGTAAATATGAAGTTGTGCCCGCTTTTTTTCGGATAGTAGATGAATCTTATAATTATAAACGCACTGATGAAATTAAGGACAAAGCCTGCAATCAAAAAAAGAGTTGAATCTGTCAGCACAACGCCTCACCTCCGGATAAACGGGAAAGGTAAATCAGATTTGGCTTGAACCGGTTGTGCTTGAGATTTTCATAGAGTAGAGAGACCCCGATGCAGTACTTCGAAAAGCTTCTCTTCCGGATGCCGGAGTACTGCAACACAGAGAGTGCTTTTGAATCTGTTGGATTTTTGCCGCTTTTTACTTCAGCAATCACAACTCCCGACAATGATATTCTCTTATCACAACTGCTGAATGTCAGGCCAAAATCAAATGTCATTCTCTCATCGTAATTCTTTGATACAAGAGTAACCCTTGAATATTCTGTTGTCATAACCGGATGAAAATCATGATAGTCATATGGAAAGTTGGTTTTCAGAAACAAATCCTGCTCTTCTTTTGGAAGTATTCCGGATTCACTGGTTCCAATACGCCTCTTTATCGTAACTCCGGTGTTTTTCTTTTCCTTAATCTCCACATAGCTCTCACCTGAAGAGAGATAACGGCGGGTTCTTAACTTGTAACGGTTCAGCTTTCCGCTGTGGTGCTGATTATAGGTTATAAAGGAATTGTCATCATAATAGACAGTTTCATAACCGCTTAATGTACAGCCGTCAACATTAAGGATTCTATAATCCTCTGACAATCCAGGGATTATTCCCATGAAATCCTCAAATTTCATCAGATATTTTGATTCCCGCCTGCTCATGAGACTGGCATCAGATTTTTTCAGTTCATCAAGGGTTATTTCTTCATATTTTTTTGTTCCGGATAAAATATTACCTAATATATTATTTGTACCATATTGGTTTTTTCTTGCTGTTGGTTCCATATTTAAATCCCCACATTATTGGTTTTTTGCTATTTTTCAGAGATAAATGCCATAACCGCATTATTACGGCTGTAAGAATGATCTATTAATTCATCCAGTGACTCAGTGAAATCATTCGGGCTGTTCAGATGTGAATAACCTTCAGTTTCACCTTCCGTGCCTGTTACATAAGGTTCAATCATAGAATGATAGCGGGTATATAACTCCTCCATCTTTTGAGGTTCAAATGATTCAGTTGCCACCATTTCCAGATATTCAATATATTTTTCATAATAAACCGGATCATCAGCCAGATATCTAATCAGGGGCCATTCATCCCCTGCATCATCAAGGCTAAGAGAAAGAGAATTTCCCATACCTCCTCCTTTATTGCCACCCATACCCTGACCAAAATCATCCTTGTTTTCTTTAGTTAAAACTCCTGCCGGGGAGATATTTTCAGGCATATTCATCTGCATTTCTCCTGCAGAACTACCAGGAATTTCTCTCAGCAGGCCCTGTTTTTCTCCTGGGAAATCGGCAGAATTATCACTCATGCCACCTCTCAGTGCATAATTATTATCCCATGGTATCCAGGTTATTTTGCCATTAGATGGATCTGTATAGAGGTAGAAATTCCGGCAATTTCCGCCATATGTATCCCAGTTTTGGATAACAGTGTTTGTTGCCAGCCATCTGAGGAATTCATCAACATCAAAAACCGATTCAAGCTCTTCTCTCCACTCTTCCGAATTTTGTGTTCTCAGGTCGGAATTTAAAATTTCATATAATGATTCGACATCACTCCAGTCTGCCTCATCCTCATTTGTCTTCTTCTCAAAGGCTTCTGTATCAAATGTTCCTTCAATAAATGTTGCTCCCTGTCCCTGCGGTTTGTAGACATTTCCTGAGTCACCTTCAAACTGGGTTTCAATTACAGTATCTTCAATACTTTCGACCATTGTGTAAAGGCCAAAATATACTGGACCTTCTCCGAAATCAACATAAACTCTGTAAAATGCCGTATAAGGTGCAGGAACACCTGATTCACGGAATATTTTGGGCACTATCATATCACGCATCAGTGAGTCATCACCATAGGCGCTCTGAAGATTTAATTCATCAAAACCATAGAATCTCTGGTTTTTTATTGCCGGATTTTCATCCTCAAATTTGTCAAAGTTTAATTTGAATGATATCTTGCCACTCCCTTTACTCCATGATTCTCTAAGAGACATCTGTCCTTTAAAGCGAATACCAACATCCTCCCATTCAAGATTTTCAAATGTGACATCAGATGTAACATAGACTGGTGTTATTTCATTCTCCATTCCGTCTTTACCACCATTAGACATTTCCTGAGCCATAACTCCGCTGATGTTACGATTTTGAGCATTTAAATTCTCTAAATTAATTTCCGTACTTCCATTTCTCTCACCCGTATTCGGGCCATGCATACCTGAAGTTCCAG
The genomic region above belongs to Methanomicrobium antiquum and contains:
- the rnhC gene encoding ribonuclease HIII: MKVTYPKSATTAKIKSESAFKYNKNYSDEMNGKKTAKMTVEKTNEKKDTSRTGNTGIPPENLPFPLIGTDESGKGDYFGPLVAAGMYVDENTAVFLKKIGVKDSKLLTDKEILVIAKKIKEKCHNYYSVIEISPERYNRLYEQFRSENKNLNTLLAWAHAKAIEEVLSKKECRTVISDKFGNERYILSKLQERGRKVNLIQVTKAERNIAVAAASILARDRFLEKLEKLSKNAGFTLPKGASDSVIFAGKRILKEKGEKGLLEFAKVHFKTTKELTK
- a CDS encoding GNAT family N-acetyltransferase — its product is MKNAYFGETLSFSYMTGEDIFPVSRMLEKESVCKWLFFGPNSSDMTRKYFEPLIDAMENDIKAKNQLKTHIFTIRERISGHFVGQCALLPVDFSEGSYTAAYQLDDICWRRGYGFEACRFLVYYAFFVCGGYRINADCAKENTASCRILEKCGFLKECNQEKYWNYKDSFHDRVLYSLLFENIPLNFQESLKNEFEESLF
- a CDS encoding DUF4956 domain-containing protein codes for the protein MLTDSTLFLIAGFVLNFISAFIIIRFIYYPKKSGHNFIFTFLAFNAIVYFIMGLFTSIELSIGAGFGLFALFSILRYRTETVPIREMTYLFVMVALPILNSVLFESGEYSRIIAINLMLIIVIWILENGWGFKSEPMQKEVLYEKIEFVKAGRKEEMIADLKQRTGLDVFDVEVDRIDFLRDTAEIKIFYFEDSAEKQNIKNKIGVSEKCD
- a CDS encoding polyphosphate polymerase domain-containing protein; translated protein: MEPTARKNQYGTNNILGNILSGTKKYEEITLDELKKSDASLMSRRESKYLMKFEDFMGIIPGLSEDYRILNVDGCTLSGYETVYYDDNSFITYNQHHSGKLNRYKLRTRRYLSSGESYVEIKEKKNTGVTIKRRIGTSESGILPKEEQDLFLKTNFPYDYHDFHPVMTTEYSRVTLVSKNYDERMTFDFGLTFSSCDKRISLSGVVIAEVKSGKNPTDSKALSVLQYSGIRKRSFSKYCIGVSLLYENLKHNRFKPNLIYLSRLSGGEALC
- a CDS encoding CotH kinase family protein, with the translated sequence MKTDLKNQKNFEEEARTVNILTFKRIYFIFTLSLLLFVLLIFSCGCVDAGNGDEITAEEPSWNKDNLSHGSNVNPDYSTVFPDDEVQVINIKISPENWQMMLDNMTEIYGESGTSGTSGMHGPNTGERNGSTEINLENLNAQNRNISGVMAQEMSNGGKDGMENEITPVYVTSDVTFENLEWEDVGIRFKGQMSLRESWSKGSGKISFKLNFDKFEDENPAIKNQRFYGFDELNLQSAYGDDSLMRDMIVPKIFRESGVPAPYTAFYRVYVDFGEGPVYFGLYTMVESIEDTVIETQFEGDSGNVYKPQGQGATFIEGTFDTEAFEKKTNEDEADWSDVESLYEILNSDLRTQNSEEWREELESVFDVDEFLRWLATNTVIQNWDTYGGNCRNFYLYTDPSNGKITWIPWDNNYALRGGMSDNSADFPGEKQGLLREIPGSSAGEMQMNMPENISPAGVLTKENKDDFGQGMGGNKGGGMGNSLSLSLDDAGDEWPLIRYLADDPVYYEKYIEYLEMVATESFEPQKMEELYTRYHSMIEPYVTGTEGETEGYSHLNSPNDFTESLDELIDHSYSRNNAVMAFISEK